In Streptomyces sp. NBC_00414, a single window of DNA contains:
- a CDS encoding ABC transporter substrate-binding protein: MTSRRILAASVAALVVAPLLSACGGDSDAATGTGSSGTKKVGDINIGPDQNRIRGKKVDEIAALVPAAIRERGTLKLGQSADASPPLGFYATDDKTRIGSEIDLATLVADTLGLKLDNDEVSWENLFVGLDSGKFDAVFSNVTVTEERKEKYDFATYRLDNIAFEAKKGSGWKVDGPEDVAGRTIAVSSGTNQEKILVDWSKQNEKAGRKAVTIKYFQKDTDYYLALQSGRIDAYLGPSPSAAYHVASAGQSEVVGTLSGAGDDLQGKIAATTKKGSGLVDAYAAAVNSVIEDGSYAKVLKRWGLSSEAVPKSEINPPGLPKI; the protein is encoded by the coding sequence GTGACATCCCGACGCATCCTCGCCGCCTCCGTCGCAGCCCTCGTCGTCGCCCCGCTGCTCAGCGCCTGCGGCGGTGACAGCGACGCGGCGACCGGGACCGGCTCGTCCGGAACCAAGAAGGTCGGCGACATCAACATCGGCCCCGACCAGAACCGGATCCGCGGGAAGAAGGTCGACGAGATCGCCGCGCTCGTCCCGGCGGCGATCCGCGAGCGCGGCACGCTGAAGCTCGGCCAGAGCGCCGACGCCTCACCGCCACTCGGCTTCTACGCGACCGACGACAAGACGAGAATCGGGTCCGAGATCGACCTCGCGACCCTCGTCGCCGACACCCTCGGTCTGAAGCTCGACAACGACGAGGTCTCCTGGGAGAACCTCTTCGTCGGCCTGGACAGCGGCAAGTTCGACGCCGTCTTCTCGAACGTCACCGTCACCGAGGAACGCAAGGAGAAGTACGACTTCGCCACCTACCGCCTCGACAACATCGCGTTCGAGGCGAAGAAGGGCAGCGGCTGGAAGGTCGACGGGCCCGAGGACGTGGCGGGCAGGACGATCGCGGTCTCCTCCGGCACCAACCAGGAGAAGATCCTCGTCGACTGGAGCAAGCAGAACGAGAAGGCGGGCCGCAAGGCCGTCACCATCAAGTACTTCCAGAAGGACACGGACTACTACCTGGCTCTCCAGTCGGGCCGTATCGACGCCTATCTGGGCCCGAGCCCGTCCGCCGCGTACCACGTGGCCAGCGCGGGTCAGTCGGAGGTCGTCGGCACGCTCTCGGGTGCCGGGGACGACCTCCAGGGCAAGATCGCCGCGACCACGAAGAAGGGCAGCGGGCTCGTCGACGCGTACGCGGCCGCCGTCAACAGCGTGATCGAGGACGGCAGTTACGCGAAGGTGCTCAAGCGCTGGGGCCTGTCGAGCGAGGCCGTTCCGAAGTCGGAGATCAACCCGCCGGGCCTGCCGAAGATCTGA
- a CDS encoding LLM class flavin-dependent oxidoreductase, whose product MTPPNGRGLLHLAAAVDQEAAHDVSAHVELARLAESGGFDFVTLGDTFARSGFDALAVLARVAPATTRVGLVPTVTTTHTEPFHVQAAVATLDWVSRGRAGWCIDVSTTEGEARLFGRRHAAPVDALWHEAGQVADVAARLWDSRGSDARTRDEATGRFTGHDGLHPVDFEGDTFSVRGPSAVPRPPQGHPVRVVDATDRHARTTAARYADVALVQGTNPAQVGAIRAELQASALAHGRDPDELRVLAALTVDLGDGERAAEPGHGGGGPRQTAQGPLYRGGPVDLAELIAAWHGTGAADGFHLTPVEPRRDLERLVNGTAALLQHRGLFRTFYPGSTLREHLGLGRPANRYAVTGGTS is encoded by the coding sequence ATGACGCCACCGAACGGCCGGGGGCTTCTGCACCTGGCCGCAGCCGTCGATCAGGAGGCGGCCCACGACGTCTCGGCCCACGTCGAGCTGGCGCGGCTCGCGGAGAGCGGCGGATTCGACTTCGTGACCCTGGGCGACACCTTCGCGCGGTCCGGGTTCGACGCGCTCGCCGTGCTGGCGCGGGTCGCGCCCGCCACGACTCGTGTCGGTCTGGTGCCGACCGTCACCACCACACACACCGAGCCGTTCCACGTCCAGGCAGCCGTGGCGACCCTCGACTGGGTCAGCCGCGGCCGGGCCGGCTGGTGTATCGACGTGTCGACCACCGAGGGCGAGGCCCGCCTCTTCGGTCGTCGGCACGCGGCCCCGGTCGACGCGCTGTGGCACGAGGCGGGACAGGTCGCCGACGTCGCCGCCCGGCTGTGGGACAGCCGGGGGAGCGACGCCAGGACACGCGACGAGGCGACCGGCCGCTTCACCGGCCACGACGGACTGCACCCTGTCGACTTCGAGGGCGACACCTTCTCCGTACGCGGCCCGTCGGCCGTGCCGCGCCCTCCGCAGGGGCACCCGGTGCGGGTCGTCGACGCCACGGACCGGCACGCCCGCACGACCGCGGCCCGGTATGCGGACGTGGCACTGGTCCAGGGCACGAACCCGGCACAAGTCGGCGCGATACGGGCCGAGTTGCAGGCCTCCGCGCTCGCCCACGGCCGTGACCCCGACGAGTTGCGTGTCCTCGCCGCCCTCACCGTCGACCTCGGTGACGGCGAGCGCGCGGCCGAGCCGGGCCACGGCGGGGGAGGCCCCCGGCAGACCGCGCAGGGCCCGCTGTACCGCGGCGGCCCCGTCGACCTCGCCGAACTGATCGCCGCCTGGCACGGGACCGGTGCCGCCGACGGCTTCCACCTCACCCCCGTCGAGCCCCGCCGAGACCTGGAACGCCTGGTCAACGGCACGGCCGCGCTGCTCCAGCACCGCGGGCTCTTCCGCACCTTCTATCCGGGCAGCACACTCCGCGAGCACCTGGGGCTGGGCCGGCCCGCCAACCGGTACGCCGTGACAGGGGGAACGTCATGA